The genomic stretch GGTCCAAAAATTGAGTGAATTTTAATGAGAAGCCTAATTCCTATAATTAGTTTGAGGGGGCTTTTGTGGATAGTGGATTGCTAAGCATGATTTAAGTTTTGGGTTATtgaattaatgggttgaaactctaattttacctattggtaaagtatggacataaaccccAATTGgtatagtatgaattaaattgGGGCCTTTagtatgtgaacactaggatggctaattggatgggttaattgcatttgaagtgttaaTTAACCCTAGGCTTTcatgggtttaatagaaatggATGAATATGGATTTAGGTTCTAATGTCATATTAAAATCATAGTAATTATCATAAGTgtttatgagtattataaattgaGGTAAACGATTATGAGAATGGATATATAAATGTTACATATGATAAGGGAGTAAATGACTATTTAATGTAATGAGTAGTAAATAGATAAGTAGATGGGTATAATGGTAAACATGTTGATAAACATAGAGTATGATAAGGTTatgtaataaaatgatttaagatGAGATGATTGTATATTATTGGTTGCCCAAATATAACCTTAAGGCATTAGagtattatatgtataaattgGTTATGTTGTAAAAATGCATAACTAGACTTTGAATTCACTTAGTATtgcaattaaatatatatgtacaataAAAGTGACATAAGTGCGTTATTGAAATTGGATTAACTTAATATCcgtttaaattatataattaccaAATATACTTTCATATcatgaattaataaaataataagttgCTAATGTAAAGATGGAATTCATTAAGTGTGTATTTAGTAATCAAGTTAATACATGGTGTAAGAATATGGTAACCTTGGGAGTCTTAGTGTaaagtaattaattagaataagggCCTTAGTTGAGTTGGCTTATATGGAGAGTCTTTGGTGCTTAGTTAATGTCTAGGAGAGTAAGAGATGCTACATGAGAGCATGGGGGTAGCTATGTGTGTAATAAGGTGTAGAGTTTGATAGTTTAACCAAGTCTAATGATGCGGTTAATTGCAGGCATGTAATGTGATATTTGAGGCTTAGGACTCGATCTAGTCTTCCAATGTGTGGTATGGGTAATCGGATCGATGGAGCACTTCGAAAGGATTACTTGAGTCATGAGTCATTTGCAGGCtacaaggtaagtattttatgggtttacaagataatgtgataattatgttgttatgagcaTTGGATGGTTCTCAtggtttatgacatgattctatgatttttataatataagTTATGATAGTATATGAGTTCAAGGTATTGTTATCATGAGCATGATCATGGCATGAGCAATGTAACAGAAATGGGGTTCAACTCCGGTAgcgatgacaagtctcctaccgtaGAGCTGGCCTCATGCATAACGAGAAACGGGGTGACGGCTCCCCgtagtgatgacaagtctcctactgCAGGGCTGGCCTCATGCATAATGAGAAACGGGTTGACAGCTCCCGGTAGTGATGACAAATCTCCTACCGTAGGGCTGGCCTCATATGTAAAAGAGAAACAGGGTGGCGACTCCcggtagtgatgacaagtctcctaccgcaGGGCTGGCCTCATATGTATAAGAGAAACGAGGTGACAGCTCCCAgtagtgatgacaagtctcctaccgtaGGGCTGGCCTCACAGTGAAAATTGCACAAGATGATGAGCATGAGCATGAGCATGAGCATGCATGGCATATGATTGGTTGATGATCTTTATACTAGGCGTATCTGTATGCATATGTGACTGGTATGGGATAGACGCATATGTATACCGTTACAAATGGTTGCATATAATGATATTTATGCTAGACGTATCAGTATACATATGAGACGGGAGATGAAACCGTGCGTATGTATATCGTTATGGATAGATGATGCATGTTGACTTtcaatatgttttattgttaagctaATTGAATTGTAAGTATGTTTTTAAATGATGACTCTTTTAGATAGCCCAATGAGTTATATACTGCTGAGCGTCTCTATTTCATGGAGATGGCGGGCTCATGAAATTCGTctgcatcatgggtggtggtgattcctGTGGTGCAGACGATGTTGAGGATGCAAGTACAGAGACGATAGATGAGGATTCTGTCGCCATGTATTTGGGCCACGATGTTTGAGGCCTAGATGCGTCGGGAGTTGATTTTGTTGGACTAGTTATTAGTCCTCTTTATTAGAGCATTTATGTATATGCTTAGATGTTGGTATTTTGTCTATGGCTCgtgtcgcatgtgacactttgtttaaccattcttttgtatgtaaagcTCTACTCACATAGATGTATTTGTCAACTTTAATGTGTTATGTATGTCTTATGTTATTTATGTTTCGCTGTAAAGATATGAACTCTGATTAATCATGGACGATGCATATAGCTCTGTGAGACTTATGATATTGTAAATCAagttaatgcatgggttcgtgGCATACCGTGGtatcgccatgccactgtgacaattcgctttgttgtgggttattggtttttagaagaaaaattttcaattatgcTTTATCAAGCGGGTCGTCACAGCTTTGAAGCTTTCATGCCATGTGTTCGCTCAAAAACGGAACTATATGCTTCTCATTTCTCGAAAGGTTTCGGTACTCTCGGAAACGAGCTTGTAGGCTTCTCATTTTCAGAGAGGTTTGTCAAGCGCTCTCCCAGTTGGCCAGGCATTCTTTTGGTCTTTGGTCTTCCCTCTCCCTTGCCGAGCATACTCGAGGCAATGGCACATTGGGAAATCTTTGGCGGATAAGGACGTTTTGCATCCCTGTCGGCAAGTTGCCTTAACAATTGAGTAGAGCTTCATGGATTCAAGTATTTCCTGTAGAAGCTTTATAAGAGGAAAAGATATATCGCAGCTATGCTACTTAATTGTTAGTTCAAGTATGGCTAGACTGTAATCCAGATTGATCTGGTGCTTTAATTGATgagcaaaaataatttaaagcaTCATTTTTCAACTACTGCAATAACTTAGCAAGTGTGCTAAAATTGGATATCATTGAGCAATTCGTGCTCAATCATCAATTATAAAAGTAAATGTAAAGTAGATGGAAAAAGTTTTACCGAAATTTGATGGTCGCAAGTTGTTGAGCTTTTTGATGCTCGAGCTTTGTCCCTCGGAGTTGTGACTCTTGGAATCTTCTTCCGTAATCCATATTGATCTGGTGTTGGGGCTTTGCTGCCATTTTGGTCCCTTGAAGCTTAGGACTAGTCTCTCGAAGGATTTGGTTTTTTGTGCTTTCTGCGGGCTCAAAGTGGAGCTGCTTGCTGCATATTGCTATGTTGCCACACACAATGAATGAAAGGAATTATGTGAATTGTTCAAGACACATCTAGCAATGACAAATTGCTATTGCTGTCTATCGTCTTCCTTTATCTTTATAATCTCCAAAGAGAATCCAGTTAGTATGAATTGCTCGTGAAAGGTCTCCTCTGCTCAAAATGAGGCTAACACGGTTCCTCTGCGAGGAGACTTTAATGATGCTCGGAATCTTAGAGGATGTTGAGAACCTCAATGGTGCTAAGAGTCTTGCTAGGAGTCCTTCAAAGCAGCTTGGATGATGGCCTATTGATTGGGATGATCGCTAGAGGTGCTTGGATTGCCTAAGTCACGAGTATGAGATTCTTGTACTCATCACCCACGCCCAAGCCCAGATTTGAAACTGCTTGTATGCTACACGTGTAGCTCTATTCTTGGAAGCATTAAAAAGCCTCTCTCTATTGATGAGAGCAACATAGGAATTTGCTTTACAATccccaaaatcaaatatttgtattatataatcatatccCTTTCTAGaaattgacatatatttataatacaaaaataagttATCAACACTTAGCAGCGTCTTCCTTTATGGCATTGATGggttagtattttattttattttatttatttatttattttgtttttagggCAATGAGTTATCAAAGCAcgtatatttatatatgcaaAAATGCTCCCATAAACAGTTAACTGAGCATGAACTTATCTTGCTTTTCTACAGAGATCAACACTTTCATCGACCCATTTCTTGGTCTGGCAGTCTTGaactttccctttttattttttattttttatttttttgaaggaaacTTTCCCTTTTTATTGATCTGCAATAATTTGGCAAAAGAGAGCATGTGCACCCAAATAATAGCAATGATATtgtagaaatattttcaaaattaatagttatcaaatattattttgtgtcttgggaATCTTTTAAAATGGAAGTTTTCAAACAGCATTGAATGAAGagagtcccacattgaaaagagagaagattttgttggcatttataaaGCCCAACAAACTTAAGCTATTAAATGAACTATACTAGGATACACTTTAGTGCTTGTTATAGTACTGGACGCACAAATGCACATGGCGTGGGCTGTAGGGCGCTTCAGGCATCAGAACTCGAAGTGATctgatcatgaccattcatttttgaaCGGTCAAGATCGTTTGATCAAGTGGTTTGATCTAAACCGTAGGATGCTTCTAGGTAGATCCAGTGGTTGGATTTATTGGACTATAGTTAAAGttaattgtaaaattaaattaactttGATCTAACggttgagattaaataattaaggtttaatgattattattagataattatttaatctaacagTGTTAAGTGTATGTTCGATAAGCAGTTtaatttcgaaattcaaaaacaaCAGTTTATTTTCGAAATTTAAAATAGcagtttaattttgaaattcaaaattatttagtAGTCGAGTGGATAATTATCTCTgattattcaattaatttaaaactCTTCtctggaatttattttaatattattaggggtgtcaaggcggttacggttattggcaataactgTTAACAGTAACCGCTTTAGCgattagtaaatttcactaaccgcaaccgctaggcggttagcggttaatgaaatagataaccgcccgctaaccgctttttcaaaattgagatttttgggcctttttggggttttttttacccttgtttttttttttttttttagtgtcttcttgggcccaattgctataaaaaagagcccaaattaaaaaatcaaaaatatttgactcaaaatttacatttactagtattttttttaaaaaaaaaggttcaagggtaaaactattaactatcgatgattcaattttaaaaaaaattgttacaaatagttcaaaaaaattcaaaattgttcaaaaaatggttaaatttctttttgcctaaaaaatgttcaaaaaatacattaatacttcaattgtgattataagtaacacaatttttgaatctaatgtcaattacttaatttgatattatataatcatataatctcattaaattatatcatatgattaattatttaaattattgtcatatttataatttacttataatcttttttctttgaattgaacttaatatctagtggtaaatggtaatgttcaaactcctaaatcctaaattcctaaagtatctaataatgctttaattaaattgtagttataagtaatatattgtttaattcaattgaatcaattgtgattatcattttacatgaatcatatgatcattaacttgtagacttatgacttatgagttatgtcatattatatatgtattatttattattacataatcatatgatttaatgattaagtcatcatgtgatataatcatatcaattatagtgataatatatagattactaaaattataatgataatacattaatacttaaattgtgtttataacacattagtcattgttaaatctaatgtcaattacttaatttgatattatacgaattatatcatcattgtacattaataatatgattcacttgaagtcttgaataaagtatttgaattgtcattgaatcatatgattaagtattgatattatacatttatattattcatatgcatatgtagacttatatagatttataacatatatagacttataagtttataacatacattgaaaataagtctctagatatttaattgttgtattagtatgaattggtatacttatgagttttgtcatattatatatgtataatttgttattatataatcaaatgatttaatgatcaattgatcatgtgatataatcatataaattataatgataatatattaatactcaaattgtgatttaattattttaaaaaaaaattgtgatttaatgatcttgtgattatatgatataatcatataaattatagtgataatatattaatactcaaattgtgatttaattattttttttaaaaaaaaaaattgtaatttaatgatcaagtgattatgttatatgtataaatatttttataattataattataaaaatatattatataaaaaggcggttagcggttacggttagtaaacccaataaccactaaccgctaggtggttatagcggttaggcggttagtggttaatacggttaagcggttagcggacaGTTTTTAACCCCcggcattgacacccctaaataTTATCAAGAGTCTTTCTCTTTTGATTGGATAGAAAATCTAAGGATATTTTCGGGTTTAATTCGTTTGTGCAAAATGCAGTTAAAACAACAGGAGAAAAATTTGTTGTAATTAACCCTATTGCATACCAGTTTTGGTGgaggcaaatattttcttaaaggaAAGTGACTTTGTAACACACCTTACACTTTAtgagcattttccttttctgtattttccCCAATTTCTTTTACAAATATTTCTCAATCAGTGAGATAAGAAGCAAGAAAATTAAGCTCTCCTTTGTGGcacataataatattttaataaaataagcatcacatttgttttttattggcTTTCGTTAGATGTAAATGAAAgaatttgataagaaaaaacaattgTTCAACTTCCCTTCTGCATCCGGATGTACGTGTGTGGCCAAACAAATAATGCACATATACCTTATTCGCTATAAGGTTTGGGGGTGACGTCAAGTggcctttttgttttctccctTATAGTCAAATCTAATGGATCAAAGACATGTAAAAGAGAGGCTTAGAGGTGAGATGAGTAGCACCGAGGGCCATGTAATTTTGGCATGTGATTATGGATCACAATgtacaataaaaaatgaaattgaacTCACAATTTCTATACATGTTCTAGGCAAGAGACTTTCAAACCCAACTAAAatttccatcttttttttttttttagatacaAATTTGcgttggcatatatatatatatagcttacgGATCAAATCTGTATGTACGTAAGAGCATTTTCTTGTGAATCCAATGAATGCCACAACACAAATTTGTTACAGTCGGATGCAGATCCCAACTGATTGCCCTTTCGTTCAAGAGTCTCAAACGACGGATCCAAGACCTTGCAGAGAGATTTGACGAAATCAAACACCGATTTGGTGTACGTACAAACAAATCTAATACAATCGACTATGGATcgtgatttttaaaaaggaTGAGAGCTGTCGTCCTCATAGACGGTGTCAAACTGTTGATGCAGTTTTTGGTACAACTTGACCGGTGATGGATTGTctgcaaaataataagagcATCAAATGGGTTTCGGCGATTTGATCCATCccttttattggattttatgTAATTGCTCTCTCCATGTTCCATCTTCAGATGGTTGATGGATGATAGATAGTGGGAGGTGGTTTAGAGATAATGGGGTGATCAATAGATCAAAGGTTATCCACATTCAGATAATGGTTAAGAGATAATCTCATGATGCTTGAGTGGGACCCATAATAGATTTTATCCCAAACAAAGCCAAAACAGTTGGACAATATCTCTCTCGAAGATAAGACCAAAGATAACTTATTTCTCTGTCCCAAAattccactctctctctcactctaggGTTATGAGATAAAGAGGGCCACTAAAATAAGAAAGCATTGACCTAGGTGTGGATTTATAGGCCTCTCATGAACGTTCAAAAGGGATGtgttgtccaaattttttttaaaaaaataccatataCTATATCAAACATTTGGAGTCCAACATCGAACATTTAGTGTCGTCCCACTCCAACGTTCGAGATCCAAATCTAAATTTTATGTGAAAACTACAAcatcttgatatatatatatatactttttacgTATAAAATGcgctatttagttttttttttttgtttggaaggCCCTTTCCTATTTAGTTGGAacaatgtaaaaagaaaaataaattaatacgATGGATTCCTCCTCTATCACATAATTATTACATGGTTTGCAGCTCATTAATTATAAGGTCCTTGAGGGTGCCAGCCTCAAGTGGAGATCAACATCGTCTCCTCCGGCTCCATACATTTCGGCAATTGACGTGGCTTTTCTGGGGGGCGCCAGATCACCTGGGCCCGCAGCAGGAAGCTGATGTGGGCGCCCGACAGGTGTATTATTAGTATTACCGATGCTTGGGGACCCACCTGAACAAACGAACGATCCTGATCTCCCTGCTGCATGCGCAGCCATCATTGGGACAGCTCCTACGACAAACCgttgatggtgatgatgatgataatcgTTTTGGAACTGGGCCCTCTTGGCCCATTGCCGTTCTCTCTTGTGCGCATTTTGATGGCCGCCCAGCGCTTGGGAGTTTGAGAATTCCCGGTTACAGTACTGGCACTCAAACGATCTCTTTCTATATCCAATATCACACGGCACTGATATTGCCGGCACATCGTCACAGCCTGTCACCGGAAAACCAAATAGCCTTAGCACCGACGATGGTTTCTTGTCGGACGCTGACTCATCAACGAAGAAGGTGTTCTCCGATGAACTCATGGTATCTTATAATTAATGTCTCTCTgataggttatatatatatatatatatggggtgtGTGAGATATATGGGGGAATGAATTCTCAaatgcatgtatatatagaGAGGGGGACCGGAGGATAGATATGTGCCATGCAAACGAACACAAATAGCCTCAAAACTCATGAGCATCAGTTAAAATCCCAAGTATATTCAAAGCCCTGGAGAGAGAATAATGCTGTATAACTGTTGCTTTGTTGTCTTTTGCTATGAAAGATTGATAGTGAGTCTTGCACTCACCCCCTACCTACAAAATAAGCTTTAGTTTCTGCCCTGCCCTGCCCTACAAGTTGTCGGCTAAGATGcaacttttttgtcttttaaaaatattatttaatggaCCGTTATATGTACGACCACTATAATAGAACTAGAATGACGTCACAGCAAAACTTCTGGTGAGCAAAAGTAGAATGGTAGCGCTGGCTTTTGGATCTAAATTGAGACGATGTGCTGCTCTGCTATTTTGGGGTCGATTCCAAGTATATCGTTGTGGGTCGAGACGAACACATTCttgttatgttttaaaaattccGCAGGCTAAATTTAGGATAAAAGCCGCATAATAGTCTACAAAATTATACTATGTACtatatcttttatatatatatatatatatatatatatatatatatatattataaagtgAGAATAATGTTACAACGTCTACTAATGTCCTTTGGGCTGAggtggcaatttttttttttaaaaaaaaaaaaaattaaaccaagaAAATCggtcttttctctctcctacattcctttttttttttctctattgatCATCTCTCTTCCTCAAAAAATctcaaatctctctcttccGATCCTCCATAACCCAAAAGATGGGAGGCTAAAAACAACGGACACCTTAGGTAAGAAGGAGCCGAGAAGAACAGCAGTAGTAGACgttgtagcatttctctattaaaATTAGATATAAAAATGGATATATTGTGGATAATAGTGGAGTAGTTATTGTGGGGATACTAAATGGCCGGGTTATTTGATATCCATTATTTTAGCGAGCATATATACGGTTTTGTCTTTCTATATGTGACAAAGATGAAGCACTTGGTGACAGAAATTGGCAACACAGGGGAAAACGCCGATGTAGAATTGATGAGTGAAAGTGAGTGTCGGTCGGCCACTACTGGCTGGGGACGTCGCTGTTGCAATATTGCTCGTGCGCCAGGATGAT from Corylus avellana chromosome ca1, CavTom2PMs-1.0 encodes the following:
- the LOC132182498 gene encoding uncharacterized protein LOC132182498, with the translated sequence MSSSENTFFVDESASDKKPSSVLRLFGFPVTGCDDVPAISVPCDIGYRKRSFECQYCNREFSNSQALGGHQNAHKRERQWAKRAQFQNDYHHHHHQRFVVGAVPMMAAHAAGRSGSFVCSGGSPSIGNTNNTPVGRPHQLPAAGPGDLAPPRKATSIAEMYGAGGDDVDLHLRLAPSRTL